From a single Pyruvatibacter sp. genomic region:
- a CDS encoding ATP-binding protein: MANANRPPEKPPGPLASAAEPRLGLRPASSVGSLGMRARDVGVVVVAAALLLGAAAGMSVLSVNASITLTILIGGVALVWLRFSPTTVAMQRRAASPSPVQASARAQFPLTPETGVAIIERLPDPIILLDKSGRILLHNRAAGTIVGKSAARRHISTVMRAPEVLEAVAQVIAGEPAQVVEYEQPVPIERHYQAFVAPVIAAAQDIPKESARNILILLHDLTTLKRAEQMRADFVANASHELRTPLASLAGFVETLQGPARDDPEARDRFLSIMQDQARRMGRLINDLLSLSRIELNEHVRPANRVDLASIVNDTADMLTPLAEKEGVEIVMEIEPDLPQPFGDRDELVQVCQNLLANALKYGGTGKRVEVFVGWAHPPGQDAGPGSSGRLKVSFRDFGPGIERAHLPRLTERFYRVDVEQSRQRGGTGLGLAIVKHIMNRHMGSLTIDSEIGAGSTFTVFLPVEPTGQPSRGSDDVTQKPVDAPFAD; the protein is encoded by the coding sequence ATGGCAAACGCCAACCGCCCGCCTGAAAAGCCACCCGGCCCTCTTGCCAGTGCTGCCGAACCACGGCTGGGTTTGCGGCCTGCATCTTCTGTGGGCTCGCTGGGTATGCGGGCACGCGATGTTGGGGTCGTGGTTGTGGCGGCGGCGCTTTTGCTCGGCGCGGCTGCGGGCATGAGCGTTTTGTCGGTCAATGCCAGCATCACGCTCACCATCCTGATCGGCGGCGTCGCGCTTGTGTGGTTGCGCTTTTCGCCGACAACCGTGGCGATGCAGCGCCGCGCTGCCAGCCCATCTCCCGTGCAGGCCTCTGCCCGTGCGCAGTTTCCGCTGACGCCTGAAACCGGCGTTGCCATCATTGAGCGTTTGCCGGACCCGATTATTCTGCTGGATAAATCCGGCCGCATTCTTTTGCACAACCGCGCTGCAGGGACCATCGTCGGCAAGTCGGCCGCCCGGCGTCATATCTCAACGGTCATGCGTGCACCGGAAGTCCTGGAGGCCGTTGCCCAGGTGATCGCCGGTGAGCCGGCGCAGGTGGTGGAATATGAACAGCCGGTGCCGATCGAGCGGCACTATCAGGCATTTGTCGCGCCGGTTATTGCTGCGGCGCAAGATATTCCCAAAGAGTCTGCCCGTAATATCCTTATTTTGCTGCACGACCTCACGACCCTGAAACGTGCCGAACAGATGCGCGCCGACTTTGTGGCCAATGCCAGCCATGAGCTGCGCACGCCGCTTGCCTCATTGGCGGGCTTTGTTGAAACCCTGCAGGGCCCCGCCCGCGATGACCCTGAAGCCCGCGATCGTTTTTTGTCCATCATGCAGGATCAGGCCAGACGCATGGGTCGGCTCATCAATGACCTGTTGTCGTTGAGCCGCATTGAGCTCAATGAGCACGTGCGCCCGGCCAACCGCGTGGACCTTGCCTCAATCGTCAACGATACAGCCGATATGCTGACGCCGCTGGCCGAAAAGGAGGGCGTCGAGATTGTCATGGAAATCGAGCCCGATCTGCCGCAGCCGTTTGGTGACCGCGATGAGCTGGTTCAGGTCTGCCAGAACCTGCTGGCAAATGCGCTGAAATATGGTGGTACGGGCAAACGGGTCGAGGTTTTTGTCGGCTGGGCACACCCGCCCGGACAGGATGCCGGCCCCGGATCTTCGGGCCGCCTGAAGGTTTCGTTCCGCGATTTTGGGCCGGGCATTGAGCGTGCCCACCTGCCGCGCCTGACCGAGCGCTTTTATCGGGTGGACGTGGAGCAAAGCCGCCAGCGCGGCGGCACCGGGCTTGGGCTTGCCATCGTCAAGCACATTATGAACCGGCATATGGGATCGCTGACCATCGACAGTGAAATCGGTGCCGGATCAACCTTCACGGTTTTCCTGCCGGTGGAACCAACGGGGCAGCCGAGTCGGGGATCCGACGATGTCACACAAAAGCCCGTTGACGCGCCGTTTGCTGACTGA
- a CDS encoding substrate-binding domain-containing protein: MNYSKMTFAAAAAIASISLAGVAHARDQIQVVGSSTVFPFATAVAEQFGKSTSFATPVIESTGSGGGMKLFCAGVGLEHPDVTNSSRRIKSSEAEKCTEAGVTPIEVKVGFDGIVLANAKSAPTYDLSIRQLYLALAKQVPNENNELIDNPYMKWSDIDASLPAVEIEVLGPPPTSGTRDAFVELVMDEGAESFEFLAALLKEDKSAFRTASRTMREDGKFVEAGENDNLIVQKLEANPQALGIFGFSFLDQNADKLHGSIIEGEEPTFDAIAAGDYPVSRSLYFYVKKEHVGVVPGLEEYIAEFTAEKAWGPEGYLVEKGLIPLPEADREAMRESATSLTPLSM, translated from the coding sequence ATGAACTATAGCAAGATGACGTTTGCAGCCGCGGCTGCCATTGCGTCGATCTCGCTCGCTGGCGTTGCGCACGCCCGCGATCAGATCCAGGTCGTCGGCTCCTCGACGGTCTTCCCGTTTGCCACTGCTGTTGCTGAACAGTTTGGCAAGTCCACGTCTTTCGCCACGCCGGTGATTGAGTCCACGGGTTCAGGCGGCGGCATGAAGCTGTTCTGCGCCGGTGTTGGCCTTGAGCACCCTGACGTGACCAACTCGTCACGCCGCATCAAGTCGAGCGAAGCCGAAAAGTGCACCGAAGCTGGCGTGACGCCGATTGAAGTGAAAGTTGGTTTTGACGGCATCGTGCTCGCCAACGCCAAGTCGGCACCGACATATGACCTGTCGATCCGTCAGCTTTATCTGGCTCTTGCCAAGCAGGTTCCCAATGAGAACAACGAACTCATTGATAACCCCTACATGAAGTGGTCTGACATCGACGCATCACTTCCGGCTGTTGAAATTGAAGTTCTTGGTCCGCCCCCCACCTCCGGTACCCGCGACGCGTTTGTGGAACTGGTGATGGACGAGGGTGCTGAGAGCTTTGAGTTTCTCGCGGCTCTGCTGAAAGAAGACAAGTCCGCTTTCCGCACTGCTTCGCGCACCATGCGTGAAGATGGCAAGTTTGTTGAAGCCGGTGAAAACGACAACCTGATCGTGCAGAAGCTCGAAGCAAACCCGCAGGCGCTGGGCATCTTCGGTTTCTCATTCCTCGATCAGAATGCCGACAAGCTGCACGGCTCCATCATCGAAGGCGAAGAGCCTACGTTTGACGCAATTGCCGCCGGCGATTACCCCGTTTCACGTTCGCTCTACTTCTACGTGAAGAAAGAGCATGTGGGCGTTGTTCCCGGTCTCGAAGAGTACATTGCTGAGTTCACGGCTGAAAAAGCCTGGGGCCCGGAAGGTTATCTCGTCGAAAAGGGTCTGATCCCGCTGCCGGAAGCTGACCGCGAAGCAATGCGTGAGTCTGCTACCAGCCTGACACCGCTTTCCATGTAA
- the pstC gene encoding phosphate ABC transporter permease subunit PstC yields MSAPLIILVIVLLATVAYYLGRSRAHAVTSGNISALHSLPGYHGVYVAMWAAIPALLVLAAWLIIGPRLAEWYLVSALPDSQIAGMTQAQMNLLVTDVKNLATGNISSRTPDPALLQAAEGYANALTISNAAMVVVVLTLAVVGITLGRSKIAPDMRARNQVERIFQVIMVAASSIAVLTTIGIVASLIFEAARFFTKVPWYEFLFGLQWSPQMALRAEQVGASGAFGAVPIFAGTFLITIIAMSVAVPIGLFSAIYMSEYASPRVRGIAKPALEVLAGVPTVVYGFFAALTVAPMFRGFGDSIGLDVSSESALAAGMVMGIMIIPFVSSLSDDVMNAVPQTLRDGAYALGATKSETIKQVILPAALPGIVGAVLLAVSRAIGETMIVVMAAGLASNLTANPLEAVTTVTVQIVTLLVGDQEFDSAKTLAAFALGLVLFVVTLTLNVFALSIVRKYREKYD; encoded by the coding sequence ATGAGCGCACCACTTATCATTCTTGTCATCGTGCTGCTGGCCACCGTGGCCTATTATCTGGGCCGAAGCCGTGCCCATGCGGTGACGAGCGGCAACATCTCAGCCCTCCACAGCCTGCCCGGATATCACGGTGTTTACGTGGCCATGTGGGCTGCTATCCCGGCGCTGCTGGTGCTTGCCGCCTGGCTGATTATCGGTCCACGACTTGCCGAGTGGTATCTGGTGTCTGCGCTGCCGGATTCGCAGATTGCCGGCATGACGCAGGCGCAGATGAACCTGCTTGTCACCGACGTCAAAAATCTTGCAACCGGAAATATCTCCAGCCGCACCCCTGACCCAGCCCTGCTGCAGGCCGCTGAGGGCTATGCCAATGCGCTGACAATTTCAAATGCGGCCATGGTGGTGGTTGTACTGACACTTGCGGTTGTCGGCATCACCCTTGGCCGCAGCAAAATTGCACCTGACATGCGCGCCCGTAATCAGGTGGAGCGCATTTTCCAGGTCATCATGGTGGCGGCATCGTCCATCGCCGTCCTGACAACCATCGGCATCGTCGCCTCGCTTATTTTTGAGGCCGCGCGGTTCTTTACCAAGGTGCCCTGGTACGAGTTCCTGTTCGGCCTGCAATGGAGCCCGCAGATGGCTCTGCGCGCCGAACAAGTGGGGGCGTCGGGCGCATTTGGCGCAGTGCCGATTTTTGCCGGTACGTTTCTCATCACCATCATTGCAATGTCGGTTGCCGTGCCCATCGGGCTGTTCTCGGCCATTTACATGTCTGAGTATGCCAGCCCCCGCGTGCGTGGCATTGCCAAGCCGGCGCTGGAAGTGCTGGCAGGTGTGCCGACGGTTGTGTACGGATTTTTTGCAGCGCTCACCGTGGCGCCGATGTTCCGCGGCTTTGGTGACAGCATCGGCCTTGATGTGTCGTCTGAGTCGGCTTTGGCAGCGGGCATGGTGATGGGCATCATGATTATCCCGTTCGTTTCGTCACTTTCGGATGATGTGATGAACGCCGTTCCTCAGACGCTGCGTGATGGTGCCTATGCGCTGGGGGCCACCAAATCGGAAACCATCAAGCAGGTGATTTTGCCGGCTGCCCTGCCGGGCATTGTGGGTGCTGTTCTGCTGGCTGTCAGCCGCGCCATCGGTGAAACCATGATTGTGGTGATGGCAGCGGGCCTTGCCTCAAACCTGACCGCCAATCCGCTGGAAGCTGTGACCACCGTCACCGTGCAGATTGTTACGCTGCTGGTGGGGGACCAGGAGTTTGACAGCGCCAAGACGCTGGCGGCCTTTGCGCTTGGTCTGGTTCTGTTCGTCGTGACCTTGACGCTTAACGTTTTCGCGCTGAGCATCGTGCGCAAGTATCGGGAAAAATATGACTGA
- the pstB gene encoding phosphate ABC transporter ATP-binding protein PstB encodes MHTKDVNVFYGDKQALFDIDLDITEHQVTSLIGPSGCGKSTYLRCLNRMNDVIDIARITGTIELDGNNVYDPKVDVVEVRARIGMVFQKPNPFPKSIYDNIAYGPRIHGIAHNKQEMDEIVEVSLKRAGLWNEVKDRLQEPGTGLSGGQQQRLCIARAIAVSPEVILMDEPCSALDPIATARIEELIDELKENYTIVIVTHSMQQAARVSQRTAFFHLGILVEEGGTEQIFTNPNDERTQDYITGRFG; translated from the coding sequence ATGCACACGAAGGACGTCAACGTCTTTTATGGGGACAAGCAGGCCCTGTTTGATATTGATCTGGATATCACCGAGCATCAGGTGACGTCGCTCATCGGCCCGTCAGGCTGTGGCAAGTCAACCTATCTGCGGTGCCTCAACCGCATGAATGATGTGATTGATATTGCGCGCATCACCGGCACCATCGAGTTGGACGGCAACAACGTCTATGATCCGAAGGTGGATGTGGTGGAAGTGCGTGCCCGCATCGGCATGGTTTTCCAGAAACCAAACCCGTTTCCCAAGTCGATTTACGACAACATCGCCTATGGCCCGCGCATTCATGGCATTGCCCACAACAAGCAGGAAATGGACGAGATTGTTGAGGTGTCGCTCAAGCGCGCCGGGTTGTGGAACGAGGTAAAGGACCGCTTGCAGGAGCCTGGCACCGGGCTATCGGGTGGTCAGCAGCAGCGTCTGTGCATTGCACGCGCCATTGCAGTGTCTCCGGAAGTGATCCTGATGGATGAGCCCTGCTCGGCGCTGGACCCGATTGCGACGGCCCGCATTGAAGAGCTTATTGACGAGCTCAAGGAAAACTACACGATCGTCATCGTCACTCACTCAATGCAGCAGGCCGCCCGTGTATCTCAGCGCACGGCATTCTTCCATCTTGGGATTCTGGTAGAAGAAGGCGGCACGGAGCAGATATTCACCAACCCGAACGATGAGCGCACGCAGGATTATATAACCGGCCGCTTTGGCTAA
- the phoU gene encoding phosphate signaling complex protein PhoU: MQEHIVTSFEEALDRITECLARMGGLAERSLADSIEAITRRDLTLADQTIAADKQIDALEVDIEAQALRLIALRQPMAIDLRETISAIKISSDLERIGDLSKNIAKRVQAVDQVRPSRAMQGLERMGRQVLNQLKEVLDAYAHRDDEKAQAVWRRDEEIDEMYNSLFRELLTYMMEDPRTISLCTHLLFVAKNLERIGDHSTNIAETIQFLVTGKVVGESRPKGDTTSFTHLEYSSPNGTDKTT; encoded by the coding sequence GTGCAGGAACACATTGTTACGTCCTTTGAAGAGGCGCTTGACCGTATAACCGAGTGCCTTGCGCGTATGGGCGGGCTTGCGGAAAGGAGCCTTGCAGATTCAATCGAGGCGATCACCCGCCGCGATCTGACGCTTGCAGACCAGACCATTGCCGCTGACAAGCAGATTGACGCGCTGGAAGTGGATATCGAGGCCCAGGCCCTGCGGTTGATCGCGCTGCGGCAGCCAATGGCGATTGACCTGCGCGAGACGATATCGGCTATCAAGATTTCATCCGACCTTGAGCGCATCGGCGACCTTTCCAAGAACATTGCCAAGCGTGTGCAGGCCGTGGATCAGGTGCGCCCCAGCCGCGCCATGCAGGGTCTTGAGCGCATGGGCCGGCAGGTGCTGAACCAGCTCAAGGAAGTGCTGGATGCCTATGCCCACCGCGATGACGAAAAGGCACAGGCAGTATGGCGCCGCGACGAAGAAATTGACGAGATGTACAACTCGCTGTTCCGCGAACTGCTGACCTATATGATGGAAGACCCGCGTACCATCAGCCTGTGTACACATTTGTTGTTCGTGGCAAAGAACCTTGAGCGCATTGGCGATCACAGCACCAACATTGCCGAGACAATCCAGTTTCTGGTTACCGGCAAGGTGGTGGGCGAAAGCCGCCCCAAGGGCGACACAACGAGCTTCACGCATCTTGAATATTCCTCACCCAACGGCACGGACAAGACGACGTGA
- the phoB gene encoding phosphate regulon transcriptional regulator PhoB, with protein sequence MKTKPLVLIVEDEAALTTLLQYNLEKEGYRVIETADGDEAAMIVDEQQPDLVLLDWMLPQVSGIELCRRFRGRSETRNIPIIMLTARGEEADRVRGLDTGADDYITKPFSMTELLARVRAVLRRIRPALADDVVTFGEVAVDRATHRVRRRDREIHLGPTEFRLLDHLIQHPGRVFSREQLLDAVWGSDVYVEARTVDVHIGRLRKALNNPGEQDPIRTVRSAGYALDEHFRN encoded by the coding sequence ATGAAAACAAAACCCCTTGTTTTGATTGTTGAAGACGAGGCGGCGCTGACCACGCTGCTGCAATACAACCTCGAAAAAGAAGGCTATCGCGTCATCGAAACCGCTGACGGCGACGAGGCCGCGATGATTGTGGACGAACAACAGCCAGACCTGGTTCTGCTCGACTGGATGCTTCCGCAGGTGTCAGGCATTGAATTGTGCCGCCGCTTCAGGGGCCGCAGCGAAACCAGAAACATTCCCATCATAATGCTCACAGCGCGGGGCGAAGAGGCTGATCGCGTGCGCGGTCTTGATACGGGGGCGGATGACTACATAACCAAGCCGTTTTCGATGACGGAACTGCTGGCCCGCGTGCGCGCAGTCCTGCGCCGCATCCGCCCGGCTCTTGCGGATGACGTTGTGACGTTTGGCGAGGTGGCTGTTGACCGGGCTACCCACCGGGTGCGGCGGCGTGATCGTGAAATCCATCTTGGTCCCACCGAGTTTCGCCTGCTCGACCACCTGATCCAGCATCCCGGTCGGGTGTTCAGCCGTGAGCAGTTGCTGGATGCGGTCTGGGGCTCGGACGTGTATGTGGAAGCGCGCACGGTGGATGTGCATATTGGCCGTTTGCGCAAGGCGCTCAATAATCCCGGCGAGCAGGATCCTATCCGCACGGTGCGGTCAGCGGGCTATGCGCTGGACGAACATTTCCGCAATTAG
- a CDS encoding GcrA family cell cycle regulator: MSWTDERVEQLKQMWLDGLSASQIAGRLGGVTRNAVIGKVHRLGLSGRGAPTRVTRRRPSTPRAPRAQSTAPRREQATKQAAAPAPEPEELEVISDPDAQANLLELNEQTCKWPNGDPGDENFHFCGQRSAPGMPYCAAHAKKAYQPLPSRRERRDRQPQRQFPNRMSG, from the coding sequence ATGTCATGGACAGATGAGCGCGTGGAACAGCTTAAGCAGATGTGGCTTGACGGCCTGAGCGCCAGCCAGATTGCCGGTCGGCTTGGCGGTGTCACCCGCAATGCTGTTATCGGCAAGGTTCACCGTCTGGGTCTTTCAGGACGCGGCGCGCCCACCCGCGTGACGCGTCGCAGACCCTCCACCCCACGTGCACCGCGTGCCCAGAGCACAGCACCGCGCCGCGAACAGGCCACAAAACAGGCCGCAGCGCCCGCACCCGAGCCCGAAGAACTGGAAGTCATCAGCGACCCGGACGCACAGGCGAACCTGCTGGAGCTCAACGAGCAGACCTGCAAGTGGCCAAATGGCGACCCGGGCGATGAAAACTTTCACTTCTGCGGTCAGCGCTCAGCCCCCGGAATGCCTTATTGTGCGGCTCACGCCAAAAAGGCCTATCAGCCGCTTCCATCACGCCGCGAGCGTCGCGACCGGCAGCCTCAGCGTCAGTTCCCAAATCGGATGAGTGGCTAA
- a CDS encoding ABC transporter permease, producing MTDTQFETAVTSEPGVRRFGAVNWLGLWTLYLKEVRRFMKVFTQTVAGPVVTALLFFAVFAVAMGRADTVVAGVPYLAFLGPGLIMMTVIQNAFANTSSSLLVSKVQGNVVDFLMPPLSPGELNAAFALGGMTRGVVVAVASAIVISFFAPMAIVHLWAIVFFVLAASLALALMGVLAGVWAEKFDHMQAVTNFVITPLAFLSGTFYSVERLPEIARVVSSYNPFFYMIDGFRYGFTGHADGSILTGVIVLTVLNIILWGICHWVFKKGFRLKA from the coding sequence ATGACAGACACACAGTTTGAGACAGCGGTCACATCCGAACCAGGCGTCCGGCGCTTTGGCGCGGTGAACTGGCTTGGCCTGTGGACCCTGTATCTCAAGGAAGTCCGCCGTTTCATGAAGGTGTTCACGCAGACCGTGGCGGGTCCGGTTGTGACGGCCTTGTTGTTCTTTGCGGTATTTGCGGTTGCCATGGGCCGCGCTGATACGGTTGTGGCGGGGGTGCCCTATCTGGCCTTTCTGGGGCCGGGCCTCATCATGATGACGGTCATTCAAAACGCCTTTGCCAATACATCTTCCTCGCTACTGGTCTCTAAAGTGCAGGGCAATGTGGTGGATTTTTTGATGCCGCCCCTGTCACCGGGCGAACTCAATGCAGCCTTTGCCCTTGGTGGTATGACGCGCGGCGTGGTTGTGGCGGTGGCGTCTGCCATCGTCATTTCGTTTTTTGCACCGATGGCCATCGTGCATTTGTGGGCGATTGTTTTCTTTGTGCTGGCGGCCTCGCTGGCGCTGGCGCTGATGGGCGTTCTGGCAGGGGTCTGGGCTGAAAAGTTTGACCACATGCAGGCGGTTACCAACTTTGTCATCACGCCGCTCGCGTTCCTGTCAGGCACGTTTTATTCGGTTGAGCGCCTGCCGGAGATTGCCCGCGTGGTGAGCAGCTACAACCCGTTTTTTTATATGATCGACGGCTTTCGCTACGGCTTCACCGGCCATGCAGACGGCTCGATCCTCACAGGTGTGATCGTTTTGACCGTACTGAACATCATCCTGTGGGGCATCTGCCACTGGGTGTTCAAGAAGGGCTTCCGCCTCAAGGCGTAG
- a CDS encoding aspartate aminotransferase family protein — translation MATPVASSPSASSSPITPVLPTYARADISFERGEGAWLITPTGERYLDFGAGVAVNALGHAHPKLIAALTEQAHKVWHVSNLYEVEGQKALAQKLIDLTFADTVFFANSGAEALEASIKMARKYHAASGHPERFELITFEGAFHGRTLATIAAGGQQKYLDGFGPATPGFVQVALNDIAAVKAALTDATAGFLIEPVQGEGGIREASKEFIRQLRALADEHGLLLIFDEVQSGVGRTGHLYAYQDLGIEPDILATAKGLGGGFPVGACLATAEAAKGMTPGTHGSTFGGNPLAMAVGKAVLDEVSQPSFLENVRRVSGRLSQGLTMIADEYPGVIESVRGRGLMLGLKCIVPNTDIQKALMGKGLLTVAAGDNVVRLLPPLIITEDEAADAVSRIEAVCADIAAQLADKKEA, via the coding sequence GTGGCCACACCCGTCGCCAGCAGCCCGTCTGCCAGCAGTTCACCCATCACCCCGGTGCTGCCGACCTATGCCCGCGCCGATATTTCGTTTGAGCGTGGCGAAGGGGCATGGCTGATAACGCCCACCGGCGAGCGGTATCTGGATTTTGGTGCCGGGGTGGCGGTCAACGCTCTGGGCCATGCTCACCCCAAACTCATTGCCGCACTCACCGAGCAGGCCCACAAAGTGTGGCATGTCTCCAACCTGTATGAAGTTGAGGGGCAAAAGGCGCTCGCCCAAAAGCTCATTGACCTCACCTTTGCCGACACGGTGTTCTTCGCCAATTCAGGTGCAGAAGCGCTGGAAGCCTCCATCAAGATGGCGCGCAAGTATCATGCAGCGTCCGGCCATCCTGAGCGGTTTGAACTCATAACGTTTGAAGGCGCGTTCCACGGGCGGACGCTGGCGACCATTGCTGCGGGCGGCCAGCAAAAATATCTTGATGGGTTTGGCCCTGCGACGCCCGGCTTTGTTCAGGTGGCCCTCAATGACATTGCGGCCGTCAAAGCCGCCCTCACGGATGCAACAGCAGGTTTCCTGATTGAGCCGGTGCAGGGCGAAGGCGGCATTCGCGAAGCCTCAAAAGAGTTTATCCGCCAGTTGCGCGCTCTCGCTGATGAGCATGGCTTGCTGCTGATTTTCGACGAAGTGCAAAGCGGTGTGGGCCGTACCGGACATCTGTATGCTTACCAGGACCTTGGGATTGAGCCGGATATTCTGGCTACCGCCAAAGGCCTGGGCGGCGGTTTTCCCGTTGGTGCGTGTCTGGCCACCGCCGAAGCGGCCAAAGGCATGACACCGGGCACGCATGGCTCAACATTTGGGGGCAACCCGCTTGCCATGGCGGTCGGCAAGGCTGTGCTCGATGAGGTAAGCCAGCCTTCATTTCTGGAAAATGTGCGGCGGGTCTCGGGCCGGCTATCGCAGGGCCTGACGATGATTGCCGACGAGTACCCCGGCGTGATTGAAAGCGTGCGCGGGCGCGGGCTGATGCTTGGCCTCAAATGCATTGTGCCCAATACCGACATTCAAAAAGCACTGATGGGCAAAGGCCTGCTGACCGTTGCCGCCGGTGACAACGTGGTTCGGCTGTTGCCCCCGTTGATCATTACGGAAGACGAAGCTGCCGACGCTGTATCGCGCATTGAAGCGGTGTGTGCCGACATCGCTGCTCAGCTTGCCGACAAGAAAGAAGCATGA
- the argF gene encoding ornithine carbamoyltransferase — protein MMSARKHFVDLSAIANADLRDMLDRARAMKKARAGWPRGKPDADKPLAGHLLALIFEQPSTRTRVSFDVGMKQLGGESIFLNGSDMQIGRGETVADTARVLSRYVDIIMLRTDDHAKLRELAEHASVPVINGLSDVGHPCQVMADVMTFEEHRGPIAGKRVAWVGDGNNMARSWIEAAPCFDFELLLACPPELAPPAKCIEAAIARGGRVRLTNDAHEATAGADAVVTDTWVSMGDEETERRHNLLAPYRVDSTLMATADKGAIFMHCLPAHRGEEVTADVMDGPQSVVFDEAENRLHAQKGILTWCLD, from the coding sequence ATGATGAGCGCCCGCAAGCATTTTGTTGATCTCAGCGCCATCGCCAATGCTGATCTGCGCGACATGCTTGATCGTGCGCGTGCCATGAAAAAAGCACGTGCCGGCTGGCCTCGCGGCAAGCCGGATGCTGACAAGCCGTTGGCAGGCCACCTGCTGGCGCTCATCTTCGAGCAGCCTTCCACGCGCACCCGCGTGTCGTTTGATGTCGGTATGAAGCAGTTGGGTGGCGAAAGCATTTTTCTCAATGGCAGCGACATGCAGATTGGCCGCGGCGAGACGGTGGCTGATACCGCCCGCGTGCTGTCGCGTTACGTCGACATCATCATGCTGCGCACGGACGATCATGCCAAACTGCGTGAGCTTGCCGAACACGCCTCTGTGCCTGTTATCAACGGGTTGTCCGACGTGGGACATCCCTGTCAGGTGATGGCTGATGTGATGACGTTTGAAGAACATCGCGGACCGATAGCAGGCAAGCGCGTGGCGTGGGTTGGGGATGGCAATAACATGGCGCGCTCATGGATCGAGGCAGCGCCCTGCTTTGATTTTGAACTGTTGCTTGCCTGCCCGCCGGAGCTGGCCCCACCCGCAAAGTGCATTGAAGCCGCCATCGCCCGGGGTGGCCGCGTGCGCCTTACCAACGATGCCCATGAAGCAACGGCTGGCGCGGATGCTGTGGTGACAGATACCTGGGTCTCCATGGGCGACGAAGAAACCGAAAGGCGCCACAACCTGCTGGCCCCCTACCGCGTGGACAGCACGCTCATGGCCACCGCTGACAAGGGCGCTATCTTCATGCATTGCCTGCCTGCCCATCGTGGTGAGGAGGTGACGGCTGACGTTATGGACGGTCCGCAGTCGGTTGTGTTTGATGAAGCCGAAAACCGCCTCCACGCCCAGAAGGGTATTCTGACCTGGTGCCTCGATTGA
- a CDS encoding Hsp33 family molecular chaperone — protein MTAFPQRSVAGERTDDMVLPFAIEGMSVRGRLARLGPAISDILNRHDYPLPVSQLLGESLMLAAMLGTALKLEGRFTVQTSSDGPVDFLIADMTHEGGLRGYAHFDAQRVAALTGSTKPTLAELMGKGSMALTVDQGPGRNSYQGVVPLEGASIAACGEDYFLRSEQLPTLIKLVVAQSLERNADGAADGGWRAGGIMIQHMPADGGYVRDLDPGDAPAGSSGTADEAEDENWNRAQVLMATVEDHELVDPTLTSEQLLYRLYHEDGVRAFAPHDLSFSCRCSQDYIAGVLRSFGPTEMADMRTDEGRIEVRCEFCSTTYDFDPAEFAEK, from the coding sequence TTGACCGCTTTTCCCCAACGTTCTGTTGCCGGTGAGCGCACTGACGACATGGTGCTGCCGTTTGCCATTGAAGGCATGAGCGTGCGCGGGCGTCTGGCGCGGCTTGGCCCCGCCATCAGCGACATACTCAACCGCCATGACTATCCGTTGCCGGTCTCGCAGCTTCTGGGTGAATCTTTGATGCTGGCGGCCATGCTGGGGACAGCACTCAAGCTTGAAGGCCGGTTTACCGTGCAAACCTCAAGCGATGGGCCGGTGGACTTTCTGATCGCCGACATGACCCACGAGGGGGGGCTGCGCGGCTATGCCCACTTTGATGCCCAACGTGTTGCTGCGCTCACCGGATCAACCAAGCCGACACTGGCAGAGCTTATGGGCAAAGGCAGTATGGCATTGACCGTTGACCAGGGCCCCGGCCGCAACAGCTATCAGGGTGTTGTGCCGCTGGAAGGCGCATCCATTGCTGCATGTGGCGAAGACTATTTTCTGCGCTCCGAGCAACTGCCAACGCTGATAAAGCTGGTTGTGGCGCAGAGTCTTGAGCGCAATGCAGATGGTGCGGCGGATGGTGGCTGGCGCGCCGGGGGCATCATGATCCAGCACATGCCCGCTGACGGCGGCTATGTCCGTGATCTTGATCCCGGTGACGCACCTGCTGGTTCATCCGGCACGGCTGATGAGGCCGAAGACGAAAACTGGAACCGCGCGCAGGTGCTGATGGCGACGGTCGAAGACCACGAGCTTGTTGACCCGACGCTGACATCCGAGCAGTTGCTGTACCGGCTCTATCACGAAGACGGGGTGCGTGCTTTTGCGCCGCACGATCTGTCATTCTCGTGCCGCTGCTCGCAGGACTACATCGCCGGTGTTCTGAGAAGTTTCGGGCCAACTGAAATGGCGGACATGCGTACGGACGAGGGACGCATCGAGGTACGTTGCGAATTTTGCAGCACCACCTATGATTTTGATCCGGCGGAGTTCGCTGAGAAATAG